Proteins from a single region of Sesamum indicum cultivar Zhongzhi No. 13 linkage group LG5, S_indicum_v1.0, whole genome shotgun sequence:
- the LOC105162782 gene encoding uncharacterized protein LOC105162782, translating to MVLENMEGESGRNILGLDTTMGTTDPIIQLTKLELQQLMEEAGRKAIVAYKRRTTTPVERGGTRRKLFEEREPEKTLGTGRKDQNKRLPSEVGSSSREKSQARGPAISRAEVESVSRQIVNLGRQIDELKKRGEIVSQHRNSPFCNQILTETVPPNFRMPDLTKYDGTKDPLEHLAAFDMVMNLYGQPGPINAKLFVTTLTGKAQEWFVTLPPGSIESHEQLTQKFAFHFASKRKQKRSATHLFTIRQQDNEALKSFMGRFNNGTLEVPNLRIDMMVSILIHGLKKGAFASALARDPPSDIEQLMNMAQKYIDEEEMNALKDGEWRSDEGRGRRIYDKEDRRSRHERNREQYQRKYQKYTPLNTTRAKALLMLERKDVLRWPKPTRATPARKNSHKYCRFHRERGHDTDECYQLKDEIEHLIRQGYFKDLIARNYQDESRKSRSRSRERRAGNGMGAGHNAREDAPVKGVIHSIAGGPDEGYSKRARKKIERRMAMITDRQIMNVSPEVDITFGAQDLKEKMGDDNDPMVIKMDIANFTVHKVLVDNGSSADIILREVLTKMGLGDTRLGPVRSPLVGFGGGEVDSLGTIELPVSIGDEPRRRTLMVKFLVVETPFAYNVILGRPGLNTNGPSYLPTT from the coding sequence ATGGTTTTGGAGAACATGGAAGGCGAATCAGGCAGAAATATCCTGGGATTGGATACAACAATGGGGACTACAGACCCCATCATTCAGTTGACGAAGCTGGAGCTACAGCAATTGATGGAAGAAGCAGGAAGGAAAGCTATCGTGGCATACAAACGAAGGACCACCACACCCGTTGAAAGAGGTGGTACGCGGAGGAAACTATTCGAGGAAAGAGAGCCAGAAAAGACACTGGGAACAGGCAGAAAGGATCAGAACAAACGCCTACCCTCGGAGGTGGGTTCGAGTAGTAGAGAGAAGAGCCAAGCTAGGGGACCTGCGATCTCGCGTGCGGAGGTCGAAAGTGTATCGAGGCAGATCGTCAATCTGGGGAGGCAAATTGACGAACTAAAAAAAAGGGGAGAGATCGTGTCTCAACATAGAAACTCGCCATTCTGCAACCAAATTCTAACAGAGACCGTACCACCGAACTTCAGGATGCCAGATCTCACTAAATATGATGGAACAAAAGATCCATTAGAACATTTAGCGGCATTTGATATGGTGATGAACCTTTATGGACAACCAGGCCCAATTAAtgctaaattatttgttaccACTCTGACAGGTAAAGCCCAGGAATGGTTCGTCACTCTACCGCCGGGGAGCATCGAGTCACACGAGCAGCTCACGCAAAAATTTGCTTTCCACTTTGCCAGCAAACGGAAGCAGAAAAGGTCTGCTACCCACCTATTCACCATCAGACAACAAGACAATGAAGCACTAAAAAGTTTCATGGGACGTTTCAACAATGGGACGCTGGAAGTGCCGAATTTAAGAATCGACATGATGGTAAGCATCCTGATCCATGGGCTGAAAAAGGGAGCATTTGCATCTGCATTAGCGCGCGACCCCCCGTCGGATATCGAGCAACTCATGAACATGGCCCAGAAGTACATAGacgaagaagaaatgaatgccTTGAAGGATGGCGAATGGAGATCCGATGAGGGAAGAGGTCGCAGGATTTATGATAAGGAGGATCGACGATCGAGGCACGAACGGAACAGAGAACAATACCAGcgtaaataccaaaaatatacacCCCTCAACACAACGAGGGCGAAGGCACTGCTTATGCTAGAAAGAAAAGACGTGCTCAGATGGCCAAAACCCACAAGGGCAACCCCAGCtagaaaaaattcacataAGTATTGCAGATTCCACCGGGAACGAGGCCACGATACTGACGAATGTTACCAACTTAAAGACGAAATAGAGCATCTCATCCGCCAGGGATACTTCAAGGATCTGATAGCAAGAAATTATCAGGATGAAAGTCGCAAAAGCAGATCGCGGAGCCGAGAAAGGCGAGCAGGAAACGGTATGGGTGCAGGGCATAATGCTCGCGAAGACGCCCCTGTGAAAGGGGTTATTCACTCGATAGCTGGAGGACCTGACGAAGGATACTCAAAGCGAGCAAGGAAGAAGATCGAACGAAGGATGGCTATGATCACCGATCGACAGATCATGAACGTATCACCAGAAGTGGACATTACCTTCGGGGCTCAAGACTTGAAAGAAAAGATGGGAGACGACAACGACCCAATGGTAATCAAAATGGACATCGCCAACTTCACGGTCCATAAAGTTCTGGTGGACAATGGGAGCTCAGCAGATATTATCCTCCGAGAAGTATTGACCAAAATGGGCCTAGGTGATACCAGACTAGGCCCCGTGAGGTCACCACTGGTCGGCTTCGGAGGAGGCGAAGTGGATTCATTGGGAACAATCGAGTTACCCGTTTCCATTGGTGACGAACCGAGGAGGAGAACACTAATGGTAAAATTTCTCGTGGTTGAAACTCCTTTCGCTTATAATGTTATCTTGGGTAGACCAGGTTTAAACACTAATGGGCCATCGTATCTACCTACCACCTGA
- the LOC105162783 gene encoding uncharacterized protein LOC105162783 has translation MASSSNTTPDIPVAGMNYGTESSIVRNQLADHSNLVMVSAPFNGANWLTWSRSIRIALERKDKLGFIDGSFERPNEARTLWIELETRYGECDGPLLYKIQREISSVTQGNLSVTAYFTKLKQLWDELICLMPPAMCSCGNCTCGCNNMKIEQNEANQLMQFLMGLGEPHDSIRSQILVLDPLPNVNKAYSMVLRVERQRIVKGTEFRFNSGNKNYMKKKGITDKRSLVCDYCNKQGHNKDSCFKLHGFPDWYKDLNEQRKRGSSRAFAVNDGPISMEKSQRNELLSDLLEALQMVQNKAP, from the exons ATGGCGAGCTCCTCCAATACAACCCCTGATATCCCGGTCGCTGGGATGAACTATGGAACTGAATCATCAATTGTGAGAAATCAACTGGCAGATCATTCCAACTTAGTGATGGTTTCTGCACCTTTCAATGGTGCGAATTGGCTGACGTGGAGCAGATCCATTCGCATAGCCTTGGAAAGGAAGGATAAGTTAGGATTCATTGATGGATCCTTTGAGAGGCCGAATGAAG CTAGAACACTTTGGATAGAACTAGAAACGAGATATGGGGAATGTGATGGTCCCCTATTGTACAAAATTCAGAGGGAAATCAGTTCAGTAACACAGGGTAATCTAAGTGTTACTGCATACTTCACGAAATTGAAGCAGCTGTGGGATGAATTGATTTGTTTGATGCCGCCTGCTATGTGTTCATGTGGGAACTGCACTTGTGGCTGCAACAACATGAAAATAGAACAGAATGAGGCCAATCAGTTGATGCAATTTTTGATGGGATTAGGAGAGCCACATGATAGTATTAGAAGTCAAATTCTAGTACTCGATCCTCTACCAAATGTTAACAAGGCCTACTCAATGGTGTTGCGAGTAGAAAGACAGAGAATC GTGAAAGGAACGGAATTCCGATTCAACTCTGGGAATAAGAACTACATGAAGAAAAAGGGGATAACTGATAAAAGAAGCTTGGTTTGTGATTACTGCAACAAACAAGGACATAACAAAGACTCATGTTTCAAGTTACATGGATTTCCGGACTGGTACAAAGACTTAAATGAACAAAGGAAGAGAGGTAGCAGCAGAGCTTTTGCAGTGAATGATGGTCCAATTTCCATGGAAAAATCACAGAGGAATGAGCTATTGTCAGACTTGTTGGAGGCTTTACAGATGGTTCAAAATAAAGCTCCTTAG